In Chaetodon trifascialis isolate fChaTrf1 chromosome 4, fChaTrf1.hap1, whole genome shotgun sequence, one DNA window encodes the following:
- the LOC139330732 gene encoding alpha-2-HS-glycoprotein, with product MDKSICTLLPLLSLLSIHTVCVYGEGFALAPIELAPIPCNDKAVEKLSRLAVTYINEDRTDGYKFALNRIANVHLHAQGPAGNVYYLDLDVLETKCHIGSPKPWKRCDIRPFMETQISGNCSTTILHTPEGYSYLYSYECTLVPDPPEKLQLTCPTCPLLLHVDSQQAVNAAQATLMSYKRQSTLGAGLGVKKITRASAQTVPVKATFVEYTVQECPEGVTERGTCQRLTLDSDTETAGFCTGSVYGDLNGHSDARVSCEMFKVQNVDILRPVQPQVHNLPQDPDIPTFPSQVDDPGNDLQPVPSDPTLPPAVQPPPFDPTPIHPVPFDPSVVLNPPQPFSSSSSESAEGLVRGPGAGPFDSSSEEIGGPIALRPPLNFRYQRRDRKKRQALLETSPAHNPVFLSDFPSGVSPFRSCPGPSRFTTV from the exons TGGACAAATCCATCTGCACGTTATTACCGCTATTATCCTTGCTTTCCattcacacagtgtgtgtgtacggtgAGGGTTTTGCTCTGGCGCCCATTGAACTTGCTCCCATCCCCTGTAATGACAAAGCAGTGGAGAAGCTGTCTCGTCTGGCTGTCACTTACATCAATGAGGATCGCACTGATGGCTATAAGTTTGCACTCAACCGCATTGCAAATGTTCACCTGCATGCTCAG GGCCCTGCGGGCAATGTGTATTACCTGGACCTGGATGTCCTGGAGACCAAGTGTCACATAGGCAGCCCAAAACCATGGAAACGCTGTGACATCAGACCATTCATGGAAACA CAAATCTCCGGTAACTGTAGCACCACCATTCTGCACACACCAGAGGGATACTCCTACCTGTACAGCTACGAATGCACTCTCGTCCCAG ATCCCCCAGAGAAGCTCCAGTTGACCTGTCCAACCTGCCCCCTCCTGCTGCATGTAGACAGCCAACAGGCCGTGAATGCTGCTCAGGCCACTCTGATGTCCTATAAGAGACAGTCCACACTGGGTGCAGGGCTCGGAGTGAAGAAGATCACCAGAGCTTCAGCGCAG ACTGTGCCAGTGAAAGCCACCTTTGTGGAGTACACGGTCCAAGAGTGTCCAGAGGGAGTGACGGAAAGAGGCACCTGCCAGCGGCTGACACTCGACTCTGACACAGAG ACTGCGGGTTTCTGTACAGGATCTGTGTATGGAGACTTGAATGGCCATTCTGATGCTCGGGTGTCCTGTGAGATGTTCAAAGTGCAG aacGTGGACATCCTCAGACCAGTGCAGCCTCAGGTTCACAACCTCCCTCAGGACCCTGACATCCCAACCTTCCCGTCCCAGGTCGATGACCCGGGAAACGATCTTCAGCCTGTTCCCTCTGACCCcacactgccccctgctgttcAGCCACCACCATTTGACCCCACGCCCATTCACCCTGTGCCCTTTGACCCCTCTGTTGTGCTTAACCCCCCTCAGCCCTTCAGTTCATCTTCCAGTGAGTCTGCTGAAGGTCTAGTTAGAGGACCAGGTGCTGGTCCTTttgattcatcctctgaagaGATCGGAGGCCCCATCGCACTGCGACCACCCTTAAACTTCCGCTACCAGAGGCGTGACCGCAAGAAACGACAGGCCTTGTTGGAGACCTCGCCCGCTCACAACCCTGTCTTCCTTTCTGATTTCCCCAGTGGGGTCTCTCCTTTCCGGTCCTGTCCTGGTCCCTCTCGATTCACCACAGTTTGA